One region of Pogoniulus pusillus isolate bPogPus1 chromosome 19, bPogPus1.pri, whole genome shotgun sequence genomic DNA includes:
- the TMEM255A gene encoding transmembrane protein 255A: MRQSLTQQRPGGVALPDSVGSFNRRKRNSLYVTVTLLIVSVLILTVGLAATTRTQNVTVGGYYPGVILGFGSFLGIIGSNLIENKRQMLVASIVFISFGVIAAFCCAIVDGVFAARHIDLRPLYAGRCQYYSKSTTPPEAVCHPQRRAPCTPKIKTNTCFCCDLYNCGNRVEISGGYYEYIDVSSCQDIIHLYHLLWSATILNIVGLFLGIITAAILGGFKDMTPSLPTLNCTVENAHPSVSYYSRPQVTSYNTYYHSTPHLPPYSAYDFQHSSVFPASTPSGLSDEPPSMSPSPSYMWSSNAPPRYSPPYFPPFEKPPPYTP; this comes from the exons ATGCGGCAGTCCCTGACTCAGCAGCGCCCGGGCGGCGTGGCGCTGCCCGACTCCGTGG GGTCGTTCaatagaagaaaaagaaattcccTCTACGTAACTGTGACTCTCCTCATTGTGTCAGTATTAATTCTAACGGTGGGCCTAGCTGCTACAACAAGAACCCAAAATGTGACTGTTGGAGGTTATTACCCAGGGGTTATT CTTGGTTTTGGATCCTTTCTTGGAATAATTGGATCAAACTTGAtagaaaacaaaaggcaaatg CTGGTTGCATCGATCGTCTTCATCAGCTTTGGTGTCATCGCTGCGTTCTGCTGTGCCATAGTAGACGGCGTCTTTGCTGCCAGACACATA GATCTGAGGCCACTCTATGCAGGACGATGTCAGTACTACTCCAAGAGTACAACTCCACCAGAG GCAGTCTGTCACCCACAGCGCCGTGCACCCTGCACACCGAAAATAAAAACCAAcacctgcttctgctgtgaCCTGTACAACTGTGGAAA TCGAGTAGAGATTTCTGGAGGCTACTATGAGTACATCGatgtcagcagctgccaggacaTCATCCACCTTTACCATTTGCTTTGGTCCGCCACAATTCTGAACATAGTGGGGCTGTTTCTAGGGATCATTACAGCAGCGATACTTGGAGGCTTCAAGGACATG ACTCCTTCCCTGCCTACGTTAAACTGTACAGTTGAAAATGCACACCCATCAGTGTCCTACTACTCCAGGCCACAGGTGACGTCTTACAACACCTACTACCACAGCACTCCTCACTTGCCTCCCTACTCTGCATACGACTTTCAG cattcCAGTGTGTTTCCAGCCTCTACTCCTTCTGGCCTCTCCGATGAGCCCCCGTCAATGTCTCCATCTCCCAGCTATATGTGGTCCTCCAATGCGCCGCCTCGCTACTCGCCACCATACTTTCCACCTTTTGAAAAGCCACCACCTTATACACCATaa